The proteins below come from a single Polymorphobacter fuscus genomic window:
- a CDS encoding class I SAM-dependent methyltransferase, with protein MDTGWDASADAWIALVGSEGDWGRRFVLDRPMLERCRGRGIVRALDIGCGEGRFCRMLVREGIATVGIDPTAGLIEQARHLHPDGDYRIERAEATSLPDAGFDLVVSYLSLIDIADLEAAIREAHRLLRPGGSFLIANLQSFNTAAEPLGWSHEPDGSRRFSIDHYLEARPRWTEWQGIRICNWHRPLASYMTALLDAGFCLTHFAEPGPEPGCTGPKADRYRRAPNFLVMEWQKPVFA; from the coding sequence TTGGATACGGGATGGGACGCTTCTGCTGACGCCTGGATCGCGCTCGTTGGAAGCGAGGGCGACTGGGGTCGCCGGTTCGTGCTGGATCGGCCAATGCTCGAACGGTGCCGTGGCCGAGGCATTGTCAGGGCGCTGGATATCGGCTGCGGCGAAGGGCGCTTTTGCCGGATGCTCGTCCGCGAAGGCATTGCGACTGTCGGCATCGATCCGACCGCGGGATTGATCGAACAGGCCCGCCACCTCCACCCGGACGGCGATTACAGGATCGAACGCGCAGAAGCGACAAGCCTCCCGGATGCAGGCTTCGATCTCGTCGTAAGTTACCTGTCCCTGATCGATATTGCGGACCTTGAAGCTGCCATCCGCGAAGCCCATCGCCTGCTCCGTCCGGGCGGCAGTTTCCTGATCGCCAACCTGCAGAGCTTTAACACGGCAGCCGAACCGCTAGGCTGGTCGCATGAGCCCGACGGCTCCCGCCGCTTTTCCATCGACCATTATCTCGAGGCCCGACCGCGCTGGACCGAATGGCAGGGTATCAGGATCTGCAACTGGCACCGCCCGCTCGCAAGCTACATGACCGCACTGCTCGATGCAGGTTTCTGCCTTACCCACTTCGCCGAACCCGGGCCCGAACCTGGCTGCACCGGACCCAAGGCCGACCGATACCGCCGTGCGCCCAACTTTCTCGTCATGGAGTGGCAAAAGCCGGTGTTTGCGTGA